A section of the Candidatus Latescibacterota bacterium genome encodes:
- a CDS encoding GWxTD domain-containing protein: MFGHSSLPSPASRLLPLLLGAVLLGTVAGSALAEGATGRGDFGIFLESFSQPAAADATRLLLAVQLPVQELAWREEGDSLVAEIRCRWSLHSLGQEATAVDERLPLSRPPGQPLATMLYLREVEVPAGEYRLELECEDLGRSVGGVLGLFDRHPRATIDATLTARDFSAGGELGDPLLYRVLADGESTRFNPSNAFFLGEPAIELQAVFAAPDSAGHFGLALALRDAAGLTRLSKRGAWNYAPGENLPLRFRLPLGGLEAGSYTLSLELHGPGIGTSTRETTLEIVGTGEIADEELARRGVEAQLFLDGDTYQGWSRLSALQRVLAMEAFWKRQDPTPDSADNPVYDEFLRRFALAQSRYSVLKAGALSDRGRMLIRYGEPSSIDAEAMPLNREGLTNAVRGLHGQEAVDPMLSPYDPEFVSGEGDPGRNRELASDLKGIGTGGLIDFGDDSEAYEIWTYALGGEPLLPEYKLHLRGVSLQVIFVDENGYGDYTLRYRSEDFDF, from the coding sequence GTGTTCGGGCACAGTTCCCTCCCCAGCCCCGCCTCCCGGCTGCTCCCGCTGCTGCTCGGCGCGGTCCTGCTGGGGACGGTCGCCGGCTCCGCGCTGGCGGAGGGCGCCACGGGGCGCGGGGACTTCGGGATCTTCCTCGAGAGCTTCAGCCAGCCTGCCGCCGCTGACGCCACGCGGCTGCTGCTGGCCGTCCAGCTCCCCGTGCAGGAGCTGGCCTGGCGCGAGGAGGGCGACAGTCTCGTCGCCGAGATCCGCTGCCGCTGGAGTCTGCACAGCCTGGGACAAGAGGCCACAGCAGTCGACGAGCGCCTCCCGCTCAGCCGTCCGCCCGGGCAGCCCCTGGCGACGATGCTCTACCTGCGCGAGGTGGAGGTGCCGGCGGGGGAGTACCGTCTGGAACTGGAGTGCGAGGACCTCGGGCGCAGCGTGGGCGGCGTGCTGGGGCTCTTCGACCGCCATCCCCGCGCGACGATCGACGCCACGCTCACGGCGCGCGACTTCTCCGCGGGGGGGGAGCTCGGCGATCCGCTCCTCTACCGGGTGCTGGCCGATGGCGAGAGCACGCGCTTCAATCCCAGCAACGCCTTCTTCCTGGGTGAGCCGGCCATCGAGCTGCAGGCGGTCTTCGCCGCGCCCGACAGCGCCGGCCACTTCGGGCTGGCGCTCGCCCTGCGCGACGCGGCCGGCCTGACCCGCCTGAGCAAGCGCGGCGCCTGGAACTACGCACCCGGCGAGAACCTGCCCCTGCGCTTCCGGCTGCCGCTCGGCGGCCTGGAGGCGGGCAGCTACACGCTGAGCCTGGAGCTGCACGGCCCCGGCATCGGGACGAGCACGCGCGAAACCACGCTCGAGATCGTCGGCACGGGGGAGATCGCGGACGAGGAGCTTGCGCGGCGTGGCGTCGAGGCGCAACTATTCCTCGACGGCGACACCTACCAGGGCTGGTCGCGGCTGTCGGCGCTGCAGCGCGTGCTGGCCATGGAGGCGTTCTGGAAGCGGCAGGATCCGACGCCGGACTCGGCGGACAACCCGGTCTACGACGAGTTCCTCCGCCGCTTCGCCCTGGCGCAGTCGCGCTACTCGGTCCTCAAGGCCGGGGCGCTGAGCGACCGAGGACGCATGCTCATCCGCTACGGCGAGCCGAGCAGCATCGACGCGGAGGCGATGCCGTTGAACCGCGAGGGTCTGACCAACGCGGTCCGCGGGCTGCACGGCCAGGAGGCGGTCGATCCGATGCTCTCGCCCTACGACCCCGAGTTCGTCAGCGGCGAGGGCGACCCGGGCCGCAACCGCGAGCTGGCGAGCGACCTGAAGGGGATCGGCACCGGGGGACTCATCGACTTCGGGGACGACAGCGAGGCCTACGAGATCTGGACCTACGCCCTTGGCGGCGAGCCGCTGCTGCCCGAATACAAGCTCCACTTGCGCGGCGTGAGCCTGCAGGTGATCTTCGTGGACGAGAACGGCTACGGCGACTACACGTTGCGCTACCGTTCGGAGGACTTTGATTTTTGA
- a CDS encoding MotA/TolQ/ExbB proton channel family protein — translation MWPLLACIVVGLVFILERLWTLSRARVNTRSLMYGIQKSLRSEGVDAAIRTCERTRGPIAAILHAGLLKTARGPQAVEKAIETAGAIEMAFLEKGLSAIAAIVVVAPMLGFLGTVSGMINAFEAIAASDQVSAKLVASGISEALITTAAGLVIAIPTSLFHSYFTGQVDRFVVEMEETSAELINELTELGL, via the coding sequence ATGTGGCCGCTGCTGGCCTGCATCGTCGTGGGCCTGGTCTTCATCCTCGAGCGTCTGTGGACGCTGTCGCGCGCCCGCGTCAACACGCGCAGCCTGATGTACGGCATCCAGAAGTCCCTGCGCAGCGAGGGCGTGGACGCCGCCATCCGCACCTGCGAGCGCACGCGCGGGCCGATCGCCGCCATCCTGCACGCAGGTCTGCTGAAGACCGCGCGCGGGCCCCAGGCGGTGGAGAAGGCCATCGAGACCGCGGGCGCCATCGAGATGGCCTTCCTCGAGAAGGGCCTGAGCGCCATCGCGGCCATCGTCGTCGTGGCGCCGATGCTCGGCTTCCTCGGCACGGTGTCGGGTATGATCAACGCCTTCGAGGCCATCGCGGCCTCCGACCAGGTGAGCGCCAAGCTGGTCGCCTCGGGTATCTCGGAAGCGCTCATCACCACGGCGGCGGGTCTGGTCATCGCCATTCCCACCAGCCTCTTCCACTCCTACTTCACGGGCCAGGTGGACCGCTTCGTGGTGGAGATGGAGGAGACGAGCGCGGAGCTGATCAACGAGCTGACGGAGCTCGGCCTCTAG
- a CDS encoding biopolymer transporter ExbD gives MGLLSNKKKRKPPEISTASMADISFLLLIFFIVSTVFNLEMGLPLILPSGQTESAAQVSRKNVLEIKANPDNSITIKGVPTKVGEVRRIVKEAQDANPKLIVVIQTAPQAQYGVMIDILDELKMANIKKISIKMSG, from the coding sequence ATGGGCCTGCTCAGCAACAAGAAGAAGCGCAAGCCGCCGGAGATCAGCACGGCCTCCATGGCCGACATCTCCTTCCTGCTCCTGATCTTCTTCATCGTGAGCACCGTGTTCAACCTGGAGATGGGCCTGCCGCTCATCCTGCCCAGCGGTCAGACCGAGTCGGCCGCGCAGGTGAGCCGCAAGAACGTGCTGGAGATCAAGGCCAACCCCGACAACTCCATCACGATCAAGGGCGTGCCCACCAAGGTCGGCGAGGTGCGCCGCATCGTGAAGGAAGCGCAGGACGCCAATCCCAAGCTGATCGTGGTCATCCAGACGGCCCCGCAGGCGCAGTACGGCGTGATGATCGACATCCTGGACGAACTCAAGATGGCGAATATCAAGAAGATCTCCATCAAGATGTCCGGGTAG
- a CDS encoding biopolymer transporter ExbD, giving the protein MRIEKPDKPMPGIPTSTMGDIVFLLLIFFMTTTIFKHENGLEVTLPRAEAAKKQKTEQLAQVWVDQKGRISINDKLVRVPDIQAVMKRRLEGNPLLIVSFKADSRVKYEVMNSIMEELKGINAVRVVFSSDMESSRR; this is encoded by the coding sequence ATGCGAATCGAGAAACCCGACAAGCCGATGCCCGGCATCCCCACGTCGACGATGGGCGACATCGTCTTCCTGCTGCTGATCTTCTTCATGACGACGACGATCTTCAAGCACGAGAACGGGCTCGAGGTCACGCTGCCGCGCGCCGAGGCGGCCAAGAAGCAGAAGACCGAGCAGCTCGCCCAGGTCTGGGTGGACCAGAAGGGCCGCATCTCGATCAACGACAAGCTCGTGCGCGTGCCCGACATCCAGGCCGTCATGAAGCGGCGCCTGGAGGGCAATCCGCTGCTCATCGTGTCGTTCAAGGCCGACAGCCGCGTGAAGTACGAGGTGATGAACTCCATCATGGAGGAGCTCAAGGGCATCAACGCGGTCCGCGTCGTCTTCTCCAGCGACATGGAAAGCAGCAGGCGCTAG
- a CDS encoding energy transducer TonB: MVITVQQLVKQGYPKLLRWALLGAFIIIVNVFLFSPRYVPNPYKLEEEVFEVVEIPEDIEIPPPPQEVEMPKVPVQIEISDSASDEETIEDTSFDFASEIPPPAASDFGGGPTQFYAFDEPPAPTYRQAPQYPELAREAEMEGTVVVLIFVDERGNVFNVQMLSSTVPQILIDEAVKAAWKWRFKPGKQRNVPVKTTISVPFVFQVRG, from the coding sequence ATGGTCATCACGGTCCAGCAACTGGTCAAGCAAGGCTACCCGAAGCTCCTGCGCTGGGCGCTGCTGGGCGCGTTCATCATCATCGTGAACGTGTTCCTGTTCTCGCCGCGCTACGTGCCCAATCCCTACAAGCTCGAGGAAGAGGTCTTCGAGGTGGTGGAGATCCCCGAGGACATCGAGATCCCGCCGCCGCCGCAGGAAGTCGAGATGCCCAAGGTGCCGGTGCAGATCGAGATCTCCGACTCGGCGTCCGACGAGGAGACCATCGAGGACACCAGCTTCGACTTCGCGAGCGAGATCCCGCCGCCCGCGGCCAGCGACTTCGGCGGCGGCCCGACGCAGTTCTACGCCTTCGACGAGCCGCCCGCGCCCACCTACCGGCAGGCCCCGCAGTACCCGGAGCTGGCCCGCGAGGCCGAGATGGAGGGCACGGTGGTGGTCCTCATCTTCGTCGACGAGCGCGGCAACGTCTTCAACGTGCAGATGCTCAGTTCCACGGTGCCGCAGATCCTCATCGACGAGGCCGTCAAGGCGGCCTGGAAGTGGCGCTTCAAGCCCGGCAAGCAGCGCAACGTGCCGGTGAAGACCACGATCAGCGTCCCCTTCGTGTTCCAGGTGCGCGGCTAG
- a CDS encoding TolC family protein: MSRCRASLRTCLLLLLTLSVAQVPSATRAETLDLDQCLTLAFQHSPELASARQQLLSSRAGVLGAYGSFLPSFSTSIGYGHQFVGPKPASTQYNTITQQFFIQDPIQSRDYETYSFNLSGDLTLFSGFSRWASLAGQKFTLAAGEAEFERTRGDVESAVVKAYYDLARAQLLVELKQSTLEANLEQHDQTRRSFAMGAVARSDTLRSGVQAAEAQLGLLEAQNSHALARVALATLIGADTQAPLDVVSPALDRFATVSREDALQAAIDHDPTLRAAGFRSDAAEQNLRQAKSGLYPSIGANYRFGWSNLSPPDEVLTVFNEDYSYSLSLGMSWNLFDRFQTKRGIQQARASYHQQQYAVDQQRRNLIQQVENILVTLENARQRVLLARATISLAQEDLRLARERYRVGAATLLEVSQAEVSLVQGRSSEIDGVTGYLSAVAELERATGWSLSR; encoded by the coding sequence ATGTCGCGCTGCCGTGCGAGCCTTCGGACCTGTCTGCTACTGCTCCTGACCCTCAGCGTCGCGCAGGTTCCGTCGGCGACCCGGGCGGAGACCCTGGACCTCGACCAGTGCCTGACCCTGGCCTTCCAGCACTCCCCGGAACTGGCCTCGGCCCGGCAGCAGCTGCTGTCCAGCCGGGCGGGAGTGCTCGGCGCCTACGGCAGCTTCCTGCCGAGCTTCAGCACCTCCATCGGCTACGGGCACCAGTTCGTGGGGCCCAAGCCGGCGAGCACCCAGTACAACACCATCACCCAGCAGTTCTTCATCCAGGACCCCATCCAGAGCCGGGACTACGAGACCTACAGCTTCAATCTCTCCGGCGACCTGACGCTCTTCTCCGGCTTCTCGCGCTGGGCGAGCCTGGCCGGGCAGAAGTTCACGCTCGCCGCGGGCGAGGCCGAGTTCGAGCGGACCCGGGGCGACGTGGAGAGCGCGGTCGTCAAGGCCTACTACGACCTGGCGCGCGCCCAGCTCCTGGTGGAGCTCAAGCAGAGCACCCTGGAAGCCAATCTGGAGCAGCACGACCAGACGCGGCGCTCCTTCGCCATGGGCGCCGTGGCCCGGTCGGACACCCTGCGCTCTGGCGTGCAGGCGGCGGAGGCCCAGCTGGGACTGCTGGAGGCACAGAACAGCCACGCGCTCGCCCGGGTGGCGCTGGCCACCTTGATCGGCGCCGACACCCAGGCGCCGCTGGACGTGGTGTCGCCCGCGCTCGACCGCTTCGCGACCGTCTCGCGTGAGGACGCCCTGCAGGCGGCGATCGACCACGACCCGACCCTGCGTGCGGCCGGCTTCCGCAGCGACGCCGCCGAGCAGAACCTTCGCCAGGCGAAGTCGGGGCTCTACCCCAGCATCGGCGCCAACTACCGCTTCGGCTGGAGCAATCTGAGCCCGCCCGACGAGGTCCTCACCGTCTTCAACGAGGACTACTCCTACTCGCTCTCGCTCGGCATGAGCTGGAACCTCTTCGACCGCTTCCAGACCAAGCGCGGCATCCAGCAGGCCAGGGCGAGCTATCATCAGCAGCAGTACGCCGTGGACCAGCAGCGCCGCAACCTGATCCAGCAGGTGGAGAACATCCTGGTGACGCTAGAGAACGCGCGGCAGCGCGTGCTGCTGGCGCGCGCGACGATCTCGCTGGCCCAGGAGGATCTGCGCCTCGCCCGCGAGCGCTACCGCGTCGGGGCCGCGACCCTGCTCGAGGTCAGCCAGGCGGAGGTGTCCCTGGTGCAGGGGCGCTCGAGCGAGATCGACGGCGTGACCGGTTACCTCAGCGCCGTGGCCGAGCTGGAGCGGGCCACCGGCTGGTCGCTGTCCCGCTAG
- a CDS encoding ABC transporter ATP-binding protein: protein MIEIRELSKVYRVGASEVRALDRVDLDIAANAYMAIMGPSGSGKSTLMNIIGCLDSPSHGSYLLDGERVSDMDDDALARIRNRQIGFVFQTFNLLPRADVYHNVELPLIYAGQPAAERKRRVDSAIAAVSLEDRARHKPNELSGGQRQRVAIARALVNEPAILLADEPTGNLDTKTGLEIMAIFDALHASGQTVILVTHEPDIAEHAGRCLRLRDGRIESDTRTG from the coding sequence GTGATCGAGATCCGCGAACTGAGCAAGGTCTACCGGGTGGGCGCCAGCGAGGTGCGCGCCCTGGACCGCGTCGATCTGGACATCGCCGCCAACGCCTACATGGCGATCATGGGGCCGTCGGGGTCGGGCAAGTCGACGCTGATGAACATCATCGGCTGCCTGGACTCGCCGAGCCACGGCAGCTACCTGCTGGACGGCGAGCGCGTCTCCGACATGGACGACGACGCCCTGGCCCGCATCCGCAACCGGCAGATCGGCTTCGTCTTCCAGACCTTCAACCTGCTGCCGCGCGCGGACGTCTACCACAACGTCGAGCTGCCGCTCATCTACGCCGGCCAGCCCGCCGCGGAGCGCAAGCGCCGGGTGGACAGCGCCATCGCCGCCGTCTCGCTCGAGGACCGCGCCAGGCACAAGCCCAACGAGCTGTCCGGCGGGCAACGCCAGCGCGTGGCGATCGCGCGCGCGCTGGTGAACGAGCCCGCGATCCTGCTCGCGGACGAGCCCACCGGCAACCTGGACACCAAGACCGGCCTCGAGATCATGGCGATCTTCGACGCGCTGCACGCCAGCGGCCAGACGGTGATCCTCGTCACCCACGAGCCGGATATCGCCGAGCACGCCGGCCGCTGCCTCCGCCTGCGGGACGGCCGCATCGAGAGCGACACGCGCACCGGCTGA
- a CDS encoding GWxTD domain-containing protein — protein sequence MSTATRLAALLGPTLLLVAATAAAQGSEDLPRDIRLDHSLALPDSGSARLEFHLEIPYERLVFERADSGFAARLRIAGRARRESDHEETTLLRHASVRAADFAASRRKGQHFTEDFALELGAGRWDVELLLYARGPARPWRDAFAVEVPDSSHGTLFLQGPRWAGGRGQGALTPPFFFRDIWRIPDDRSHFADGAPARAALSCELLNWSQESLEAEAVLSVEDARGKLAHYARRVVEVGPGRQALDWELPVNKLGMGAYLVDIDLRVQGESERRRLTGRLDVGLTQAAFDRDWERTQELVRPLASLDEREDLAAALPRERLVRWRAFWARRDPGGDAPGNPALEAFCEHVSDANRRFGAGARDGYLSDRGQVYLQYGPPDRVETTEDEGNFRTLEVWTYDRQGLVYVFEDRHGAGDFVLLRVMNG from the coding sequence ATGAGCACCGCCACCCGCCTAGCGGCCCTGCTGGGGCCCACGCTGCTGCTCGTCGCCGCGACGGCGGCCGCGCAGGGTAGCGAGGACCTGCCTCGCGACATCCGTCTCGACCACAGCCTGGCGCTGCCCGACTCCGGCAGCGCGCGGCTCGAGTTCCACCTCGAGATTCCCTACGAGCGTCTCGTCTTCGAGCGGGCGGACTCCGGCTTCGCGGCGCGTCTGCGGATCGCGGGCCGGGCCCGTCGCGAGTCGGACCACGAGGAGACGACGCTGCTGCGCCACGCGAGCGTGCGGGCCGCCGATTTCGCCGCCAGCCGCCGGAAGGGCCAGCATTTCACCGAAGACTTCGCGCTGGAGCTGGGCGCCGGACGCTGGGACGTCGAACTGCTGCTCTACGCCCGCGGTCCCGCGCGTCCCTGGCGCGACGCGTTCGCGGTCGAGGTGCCGGACTCCAGCCACGGCACGCTGTTCCTGCAGGGGCCGCGCTGGGCCGGGGGGCGCGGCCAGGGCGCGCTCACGCCGCCCTTCTTCTTCCGCGACATCTGGCGCATCCCCGACGACCGCAGCCACTTCGCGGACGGTGCGCCGGCGCGCGCCGCGCTGAGCTGCGAGCTGCTGAACTGGAGCCAGGAGAGCCTGGAGGCGGAGGCCGTCCTCAGCGTGGAGGACGCGCGCGGCAAGCTGGCGCACTACGCGCGGCGCGTCGTCGAGGTCGGACCCGGCCGGCAGGCGCTGGACTGGGAGCTGCCGGTGAACAAGCTGGGGATGGGCGCCTACCTGGTGGACATCGACCTGCGGGTGCAGGGCGAGAGCGAACGGCGGCGGCTGACCGGCCGCCTCGACGTGGGCCTCACGCAGGCGGCCTTCGACCGCGACTGGGAGCGCACCCAGGAGCTCGTCCGGCCGCTGGCCAGTCTCGACGAGCGCGAGGACCTGGCCGCCGCCCTGCCGCGGGAGCGCCTCGTGCGCTGGCGGGCGTTCTGGGCCCGCCGCGATCCGGGCGGCGACGCGCCCGGCAACCCGGCGCTGGAGGCCTTCTGCGAGCACGTCAGCGACGCCAATCGCCGCTTCGGCGCCGGCGCCCGCGACGGCTACCTGAGCGATCGCGGCCAGGTCTACCTGCAGTACGGCCCGCCGGACCGCGTGGAGACGACCGAGGACGAGGGCAACTTCCGCACGCTGGAGGTCTGGACCTACGATCGCCAGGGACTGGTCTACGTCTTCGAGGACCGCCACGGCGCGGGGGACTTCGTCCTGCTGCGGGTGATGAACGGATGA
- a CDS encoding ABC transporter substrate-binding protein — translation MSGRRALGAVAALLLLAGCGKEPAGDPALFRSYTTDEPQSVDPAFAVDQTSGTLVSLIYPGLFRFDAAGHPQPDLALRWEREEEGRRYRLHLDGSRRFDDGTAITAPLVARCFRRLLDPAQPSPRRWVLERLEGAAAFRDGMATDVAGLAAPDDSTLVLTLHSPFTPFLGLLAMPATRVCLLDASGKPRRVDGLPVAGGPWRLRTWDRGDRLLLERRGPALPGEMTGLELRIIPQPFTAVAEFEVGNLDLLRVPLAEAEYWMGDTHPGKVLRQEQLVVSYIGLNVRKAPFDDLRVRQALNYAVDVEALIRTLRAHAARRSLGPVPPALRTADPAETFHYRPERARELLAEAGYPDGFAMEIWQKENPEAGRLLEAVQAYLAAVGVEAKIVVRDWGAFKDAVNQGSADAFFLDWLADYPDAENFLVPLFHSRNRGGGGNRCGFGETYVDILLDELQTSPAGPARKDLVNRLNETLYREAPWIWLWHPLSLEVVADGISGYRPPLIFNGQDYLEIRRDAALSAP, via the coding sequence ATGAGCGGCCGCCGCGCGCTGGGCGCCGTCGCCGCGCTGCTGCTGCTCGCCGGCTGCGGTAAGGAGCCGGCGGGCGATCCGGCGCTCTTCCGCAGCTACACCACCGACGAGCCCCAGAGCGTGGACCCCGCCTTCGCAGTGGATCAGACCTCGGGCACGCTCGTCTCGCTGATCTATCCGGGCCTCTTCCGCTTCGACGCGGCGGGGCATCCGCAGCCCGACCTGGCCCTGCGCTGGGAGCGCGAGGAGGAGGGGCGGCGCTACCGCCTGCACCTGGACGGCTCCCGCCGCTTCGACGACGGCACGGCGATCACGGCGCCGCTCGTGGCGCGCTGCTTCCGCCGCCTGCTGGATCCCGCCCAGCCCTCGCCGCGGCGCTGGGTGCTGGAGCGGCTCGAGGGGGCTGCGGCCTTCCGCGACGGCATGGCGACGGACGTCGCCGGCCTCGCCGCGCCCGACGACAGCACGCTCGTCCTCACGCTGCACTCGCCCTTCACGCCCTTCCTGGGGCTGCTGGCCATGCCGGCCACGCGCGTCTGCCTGCTGGACGCGTCGGGCAAGCCCCGCCGCGTGGACGGCCTCCCGGTGGCCGGCGGGCCCTGGCGGCTGAGGACCTGGGACCGCGGCGACCGCCTTCTCCTCGAGCGCCGCGGCCCGGCGCTGCCGGGCGAGATGACCGGCCTCGAGCTGCGCATCATCCCGCAGCCCTTCACCGCCGTCGCGGAGTTCGAGGTGGGCAACCTGGATCTGCTGCGCGTCCCGCTCGCCGAGGCGGAGTACTGGATGGGCGACACGCATCCCGGCAAGGTGCTGCGCCAGGAACAGCTCGTGGTCTCCTACATCGGGCTCAACGTGCGCAAGGCCCCCTTCGACGACCTGCGCGTGCGCCAGGCGCTCAACTACGCGGTGGACGTGGAAGCGCTCATCCGCACGCTGCGCGCCCACGCGGCGCGCCGCTCGCTGGGCCCCGTGCCGCCGGCGCTGCGCACGGCCGACCCGGCCGAGACCTTCCACTACCGGCCGGAGCGCGCGCGCGAGCTGCTGGCCGAGGCGGGCTACCCCGACGGCTTCGCCATGGAGATCTGGCAGAAGGAGAACCCCGAGGCCGGGCGGCTGCTGGAAGCCGTGCAGGCCTATCTCGCGGCGGTGGGGGTGGAGGCGAAGATCGTCGTGCGCGACTGGGGCGCGTTCAAGGACGCGGTGAACCAGGGCAGCGCCGACGCCTTCTTCCTCGACTGGCTGGCGGACTACCCCGACGCCGAGAACTTCCTCGTGCCGCTCTTCCACTCGCGCAATCGCGGCGGCGGCGGCAATCGCTGCGGTTTCGGCGAGACCTACGTGGACATCCTCCTGGACGAGCTGCAGACCAGCCCCGCCGGACCCGCGCGCAAGGATCTGGTGAACCGCCTCAACGAGACGCTCTACCGCGAGGCGCCGTGGATCTGGCTCTGGCACCCGCTGTCGCTGGAAGTGGTGGCCGACGGGATCAGCGGCTACCGGCCGCCGCTCATCTTCAACGGGCAGGACTACCTGGAGATCCGGCGCGATGCGGCGCTTTCTGCTCCGTAG
- a CDS encoding ABC transporter permease, giving the protein MRRFLLRRLLALVPVLLGVTLLSFLLLYVVPGDPVQAVAGERYDDAVLDALRAELHLDDPLPLRYGRFLLDLARGDLGVSYVTREPVRDAIFATFPHTLRLALSAMLVAVVLGVGLGLAAALKPGSLLDRAAMVFASLGISVPVFWLGMVLILAFSIRLRWLPPSGYGGGDLAHLVMPSLTLGLASAALVARMTRASLLEVMGQDYIRTARAKGLKPSRILLVHGLRNALLPVVTVVGNDFGSYLSGSVLTERIFAWPGLGRYTLDAVAKRDLPAIQGAILVMALAFVLVNLLVDLSYAWIDPRTRREAP; this is encoded by the coding sequence ATGCGGCGCTTTCTGCTCCGTAGGCTGCTGGCGCTGGTGCCCGTGTTGCTGGGGGTGACGCTCCTCAGCTTCCTGCTGCTCTACGTCGTGCCCGGCGATCCCGTGCAGGCCGTGGCCGGCGAGCGCTACGACGACGCCGTCCTCGACGCGCTCCGCGCCGAACTGCACCTCGACGATCCCCTGCCCCTGCGCTACGGCCGCTTCCTGCTGGACCTCGCCCGCGGCGACCTGGGCGTGTCCTACGTCACGCGCGAGCCCGTGCGCGACGCCATCTTCGCCACCTTCCCGCACACGCTGCGCCTCGCGCTCTCGGCGATGCTCGTGGCCGTGGTCCTGGGCGTGGGGCTCGGCCTCGCCGCCGCGCTCAAGCCCGGCTCGCTGCTGGACCGCGCGGCGATGGTCTTCGCCTCGCTCGGGATCTCCGTGCCCGTCTTCTGGCTGGGCATGGTGCTGATCCTGGCCTTCAGCATCCGCCTGCGCTGGCTGCCGCCCTCGGGCTACGGGGGCGGGGACCTGGCGCACCTTGTCATGCCCTCGCTGACCCTCGGGTTGGCCTCCGCCGCGCTGGTGGCGCGCATGACCCGGGCGTCCCTGCTCGAGGTGATGGGGCAGGACTACATCCGCACCGCGCGGGCCAAGGGCCTCAAGCCCTCGCGCATCCTGCTGGTCCACGGCCTGCGCAACGCGCTGCTGCCCGTGGTGACGGTCGTGGGCAACGACTTCGGGAGCTACCTGAGCGGCTCCGTGCTGACCGAGCGGATCTTCGCCTGGCCGGGGCTCGGCCGCTACACCCTGGACGCGGTGGCCAAGCGCGACCTGCCCGCGATCCAGGGCGCGATCCTGGTGATGGCGCTGGCCTTCGTGCTGGTGAATCTGCTGGTGGACCTGAGCTACGCCTGGATCGACCCGCGCACCCGGCGGGAGGCGCCATGA
- a CDS encoding ABC transporter permease, with translation MSASATGAALAPAARRGRGLRRWLGHGGFVLGALLVLAFVGLALLGPALGADPLAADPAAALRPPGGEHLLGTDAVGRDLAARVLAGARLSLLVGLLSRLVALLLGAAAGLLAGYFGGWLDGVVMRLADMTLAFPALLLLIAVVAAFGPSLLTLFLALGVLGWAPVARVLRSQVLSLRRLDYVEAARALGCSRRRILLVHVLPGCRSTLLVLFSMGMASAIIAEGSLSFLGLGAQPPQPSWGTLIRDGFGYLRTAPWLTLVPGLAMALAVLGFNLLGDALRDLLDERAATEARP, from the coding sequence ATGAGCGCGAGCGCGACCGGCGCTGCCCTCGCGCCTGCCGCGCGGCGTGGGCGCGGCCTGCGCCGCTGGCTCGGCCACGGCGGTTTCGTCCTCGGGGCCCTGCTGGTGCTCGCCTTCGTGGGGCTGGCCCTGCTGGGGCCGGCCCTGGGCGCGGATCCCCTGGCCGCCGACCCCGCCGCCGCGCTGCGCCCACCGGGCGGGGAGCATCTGCTGGGCACCGACGCCGTGGGCCGGGACCTGGCCGCCCGCGTGCTGGCCGGCGCCCGGCTCAGCCTGCTCGTGGGCCTGCTCAGCCGCCTGGTTGCCCTGCTGCTCGGCGCCGCGGCCGGGCTGCTGGCGGGCTACTTCGGCGGCTGGCTGGACGGCGTCGTCATGCGCCTGGCCGACATGACCCTGGCCTTCCCCGCCCTGCTGCTCCTGATCGCCGTGGTGGCGGCCTTCGGGCCCAGTCTGCTGACGCTCTTCCTCGCCCTGGGCGTGCTGGGCTGGGCCCCGGTGGCGCGCGTGCTGCGCAGCCAGGTGCTCAGCCTGCGCCGACTGGACTACGTGGAGGCGGCGCGCGCGCTGGGCTGCAGCCGGCGGCGCATCCTGCTGGTGCACGTGCTGCCGGGCTGCCGGTCCACGCTGCTCGTCCTCTTCAGCATGGGCATGGCCAGCGCGATCATCGCCGAGGGCAGCCTGAGCTTCCTCGGGCTGGGCGCGCAGCCGCCCCAGCCGAGCTGGGGCACCCTGATCCGCGACGGCTTCGGCTACCTGCGCACGGCGCCCTGGCTGACGCTCGTCCCCGGCCTGGCCATGGCGCTCGCCGTGCTGGGCTTCAACCTGCTGGGCGACGCGCTCCGCGACCTGCTGGACGAGCGCGCCGCCACGGAGGCCCGGCCATGA